CTCGATGTGGGCTGTACTGCTCTACACACCCTATTCCAACTAGTTCACATGCTCGCAAGCATCGAGTAAAGGACTTCAATTCCTCATCAACATCACCATCAGAATCAACATCAAAAAGCACCCACTTCTCTTCATCACCATAGATTCTGTAACTCAAACTCTCCACCGCTGTGGCATAAGGGCGCCACTGGAAACTTCCTTCAGAATCTAGGGCCAATCTTACATTCCTAACGGTTGAACTATTCACATTATGCCATCTAGCTAGTCTCGGCACTTCCAAGTCAGTCACATTAGGCTTTGGTTGCAATTTTGGAAACCTCTCCCAGGCCCAAACCTGAACTATATGAAATGGTGACCAAATGGTGAGTTCTAACTTTTGATCATCATTGTCATCCTCAAAAGACTCTAAATTGGACAAAGCTAGAATCTTTTTCTTCAACAACCTCAAGTCTCGGTAAATGCTTGCAAGAAGGGCAGGTCCAAGTGCAATTTTGATACCTCTAGCTAGACAAACAGCAATTGGATAAAGATGTATGGAAATTCCCATAAATGGGAGACTGGGAAAAACAAACCTTGACAACCATAGTGATAGAAAAGCCTCGTGCTCTACTTCGCTGTTGTTTTCCATGAGATATTTAATCCAGGAATGTTGGTTCACTTTTTTCGCTTTAGACCGCCTCAACTGTTTTCTGATTTCCATTAGCTTTTGTTCAGCTTCTTTCAATTCCTCTGTTTCAGGAGGGCTAAAAACAGGGGACCCCAAAACAGAGTACCCTGCAACCAAAATATCTTCCAAGGTGATTGTTGCTTCACCCCAAGGAAAAATGAATGTGTTAGTTTCGAGACACCATTTCTCTGCTAACCCAAGAAGCAAATCATCGTTTCTTGCGATTTGGTAAAGAGAACTCATGACTGCTTGATAGATTCCAACTTTTCTCCATGTTGGTTCATGCAAAGCAGCCATTTTATCAACCCATTCTTTCCACTTCCTTTGAGGATATCTCCACCCATGGAACGTGATTCTTAAAGGCCACTTTCTGGGTTCAAATTTAGAGGGCAATGAGTTGTAGTGTgaagggtgtttgggagtgttttCATCAATGGAGGAGGTAATTGAGGGTTTGATAAAATGGGCTGTTCTAAGTGTTGGCTGCGCATCACCAGAGAGTGAAACCATAAGTTCCTTTCTTGTTTCAACAATGGATCCTTCTGATTTGTCCATAAAAAAATTGGTAAAGTTTCTTGCAGAGAAAAGAGGATAGGTTAGGGCCTAGGGAGAGCCAAAGGTAGCGACATGATTGTTTTAAATTGCAACAGTAAGTTGACGTTACCTTACAATTTCAAGGACTCAAAGCTTCCTCTAGAATCAACCTCCACAAACCACTCGTAGTGACTACGTggtaaataatataaatgattattttaatagtattaaaagttagatttattaatattttaatatttaaaaatcatgtcaGAAACTATGTAATTTGATACTAACTATGTGAGATGCAAGACAATTAATTTTAGCATTAAGTTTTATAGGGTGCTTAgattcatattttttggatCTGGTATGATAGTCAGATCTCATGCACTTGAATTTTATAATGTGTTAAACTCTAGGACACATTGAATTTCAAATGAATTACTAGATCCAAATATTTTAGGTTTGGTATAAGGCCATACTTAGGGTGTTTAGATTTGAGTAAGACCTTGCTATACCCCAATGCCTAAGGTTTAACAGGCCTTATCTGAACCTAGTGCTTGGGCCTGGCTGTTTTGCCACACCCAAACGTCCTGGGTCTAATCCCATACCATACTAAGATGTTTGAGTATGGTAATAATTCTATACTCAAGGCGCTTTGGGTCTAGTATTAATGTCACACCCTAGGTGCCTGTGTCTGGCATCAATGCCCATAACAAGGACCATAGGTCTAGCACTATTACCAGACTCACGGTGTCTAAATCTAGTGCCTTTGCTAGGCCCCAGGCCAAACTAAAAGCTTTTGGGTCTGACAATTAAGTGTTGGGTCTAGCAGCCGTATGAAAAACGATGAAAACACTCTTAAATACATCCAATCATCTTAGGTCTAGCAATTATTTCAAACCTAAGGCGTTGGGTTCTGATAGCCAGACTCGAGCACCTCGGGTTTGGCAGTCATGCCAAATACTAGTGTTTGTCTGTCAAACTCAAAGCGCTGGGGTCTGGCAGCCATAtgaaaacgataaaaaaaacccctaTATTCAGCcttgtttttgttgaaactcaagggttattttgtatttgaattgtttcaataaaaggaaaagataatGGAGACCCTCAACACATGCATATTCCCCTCCTCAGGGACATGGTTACatcttactattttttttttttttttttaaaaaaagacaaaagaagtCTCCAACCCAAAGGTTAAACTTTTGTGCCCTGAAAGACAAATCAATATCTATATTGCAGCTTACAAAACTCGAATAAAACATTTTATCCCTAATTATTCTTTCAATGTCAAATGTATCTTATGGAAAAGATAATCCTGCCTCCACTGCATGCTTATCAAGTTTCTTTGGtaagaataattttatcattacacTACTCCAATCCACATAAATATGTGTCTAGATGAACAGTGAAACACTGATCTCTTTTAGTATTTGTTGTAATAaaagttatgttattttttttaaagttattttaaaataaaaatatttagataatattttttttgttttttaaataatatatcaaaaagattaaaaaatacataaaaaatttaatttgaaataaaaaaattcaatttttttaaaagatacaaCCTCAATCTCAAATATCTTTTAAACgtatagaaaaatttaaaaaaacaaatcatatttaTAAGACTTGaattaacctaataggttaacTAGTGACTCAAATGACTTCAAACTTGAATtaatcatgtattaattaatctaggttaagaaaaaaataaaaataacccgACATCATATTTAGtacatgtttggtattgtgatataaaatgttttttttttaatgttttttgtttaaaaatacatcaaaataatttttttaaagattttttttatttttataatagtacatcaaaattatcagaaaaacactaaaaaatatatcaatttgatgtttttaaatataaacac
This genomic interval from Populus alba chromosome 1, ASM523922v2, whole genome shotgun sequence contains the following:
- the LOC118040960 gene encoding uncharacterized protein, with the protein product MDKSEGSIVETRKELMVSLSGDAQPTLRTAHFIKPSITSSIDENTPKHPSHYNSLPSKFEPRKWPLRITFHGWRYPQRKWKEWVDKMAALHEPTWRKVGIYQAVMSSLYQIARNDDLLLGLAEKWCLETNTFIFPWGEATITLEDILVAGYSVLGSPVFSPPETEELKEAEQKLMEIRKQLRRSKAKKVNQHSWIKYLMENNSEVEHEAFLSLWLSRFVFPSLPFMGISIHLYPIAVCLARGIKIALGPALLASIYRDLRLLKKKILALSNLESFEDDNDDQKLELTIWSPFHIVQVWAWERFPKLQPKPNVTDLEVPRLARWHNVNSSTVRNVRLALDSEGSFQWRPYATAVESLSYRIYGDEEKWVLFDVDSDGDVDEELKSFTRCLRACELVGIGCVEQYSPHRVAMQFGMDQDLPGPVKRRNETQELSWKRFDKQIKNAMLYIPSRHRKPDVTMRYLEWWKQSVVGGKDGNGNPKSSEISAPSFKGKKSDHDPLCPPGFPPKCQHVEVLDSDEEDNLTLKELFTHKKLKIVDHRMYGDCKSSLATTHSLLYSSAENNDVANADAEMKLKENSFQKEPRSGKESTTTENTSKNKLDSPSPVRHGVGLLKDDERGSRSRFDIHTDGLELEARIDKLRKEIDGLKAAKFSQKKVCLTNNINL